From Bacteroidota bacterium:
GGTATCTAACCAATGCCCATGTATGTCAACGAAGGTGCCGAAATACATTACATCACCTTTTATGGTAGCAGTGTATTTGCGGGTAACGTAATAAGCCACTATTTCTACTTTTTTGCCAATATGTTTTTCAAGATCGACAGCATTCACTAAGTTGTGATTTAATATTTCCTGATTGGCAATAAGTGCAAATGGTGATGTGAGTGGAAATCCTAAAATCTGAATTTCGTCCCAGGCATTTTGCAAAGTATCTTCAAACAATTCCGGGAATTGAAATACTTCACTTTTTTCCGGAGGAAATAATTCTTTTGCGGGAGAAGTTTTTTTTGTTTTGTTTAATCGCATATAAGCTTCGATTAATAACGTATGTTTTGGGATTTCTGTAAAACGAAATGCATTTATCTGAATTAAAATTTCTAATTGCTCCAATGAAATTTCTACCCGCAATAAAAAATCATCCAGACTTTTAAAACTTCCATTTAATAAGCGTTCATGTAAAATATTTTCAATCACTTTACTTTCAAAATTTTGCATGTGTTGAAAGCCGAGATAAATTGTATCACTATAAATTACAGTTTCATTATAACTTAAATTCACACACGGTGCTTCTATTTTTGCTCCCTGCATTTTTGCTTCATGCACATATAATTCCGTGCTATAAAATCCGCCGAAATTATTTATTACGCCCACCATAAATTCATGCGGATAATATGTTTTTAAATATAAACTTTGATAACTCTCAACAGCATAAGATGCACTATGTCCTTTTGCAAATGAATAACCCGCAAAACTTTCTATCTGATGCCATACATCTTTCATTAATTCTTCTGTATAACCCTGACTTCTACAGTTCTCAAAATACTTTTCACGAATGCGTTGAAACTCTTCTTTCGATCTATATTTTCCACTCATACCACGACGCAACACATCTGCTTCGCTCAATGTAAGTTTTGCAAAATGATGCGCTACTTTAATCACATCTTCCTGATATACCATCACACCATAAGTATCGGGCATAATATTTCCCATTACCTGATGAATATCTTTTCTGCTTTCCGGAAAACGATGCCGCTGAATAAATGTGCGCATCATTCCCGAACGGGCAACACCCGGACGAATGATAGAACTTGCAGCAACTAAGTTTAAATAATCGCTTGTTTTCAACTTGCATAATAGAGTGCGCATTGCAGGTGACTCAATATAAAAACAACCGATAGCATCACCAACGGATAATCGTTTATTTAATAGTGGATCTTTTTTAAATGTTTCTGTTTGTGAAATATCAATTGCTATATTTTTATTTTCTTTTACTAATTGAATGGTGTCTTTAATATGTCCTAAACCCCGCTGACTTAAAATATCAAATTTGTATAATCCAATATCTTCTGCCACATACATATCAAATTGTACTGTTGGAAATCCTTTAGGTGGTAGGTACGTTGGTGAATAATAATAAATGGGTTTTTCTGAAATTAATATACCGCTGGAATGTATGCTGAGCATGTTGGGAAAACGATAAATAAATTCACCGTAATTATAAATACTCTGCGCAATGCGATCCGGAATTTTTGCAGCATTAAAATTTTCTTCACCATAGAGTTTTATCAATGCATCAATTTCATTTTTCGGTAAGCCAAACGTTTTTGCTACTTCACGAATAAAAGATTTTTCTTTAAACTCCGAATACGTACCTAACAATGCTGTATGTTCATGTGTGTATTTATTGAAAATATATTCGGTTACATCATTGCGATCTTTCCATGAAAAATCAATATCAAAATCAGGGGGCGTTTCCCGAAATAAATTAATAAACCGTTCGAAATATAAATCGAGTTCAATCGGATCCACATCCGTAATGCGCAGACAATATGCAATTAAACTATTGGCGCCGCTTCCACGACCAATGCAGAAGTAACCCTGTCGTCGTGCATATTCCACCAGATCCCAATTGATAAGAAAATAACAGACAAATCCTTTTTTAATAACAATATCCAATTCTTTATTTACCCGATCCAGCAGTGTTTTATTTACTTTGCCATAACGCTTGCGCACTCCTTCAAAAGTTAATTGCAACAGCAGGTCCATATCTTCTTTTTCATTGCCGGTAAAATGCAGTTTGTTTTTATTGACACCAAATTCAAAATCGAATTGACAATCAGCTAAAATATTTTCTGCATTCTTTAATAAAAATTCAAAGCCTTCAAATTGTTTTTTTAGTTGATCATAATTATAAAAAATTTCTGTGGGTGAAGCAAGCGTGATTGCATCCAATTTTGTGATGATAGTATTGTGATTAATCGCCTGTAAAATGCGATGTGCATTGTGATCTTTTTTTCCACCAAAACTCACCGGATTTAGTGCTATTAACTTTTTTGTATAGCGTTTGTATTTTGAAAATTTCAACCGATTTAATTGTTCAGGTCGCACACCGATAAAATCATTTTCTTCCAGCACATAATTTTTATCCGCATTAAAAGGATAAATAAAATATGTATTGTCAATGTGCGGAGCAATTTCGGGCAATGCTTTTTTTGCAAGCAGATGTTCTGATAAAAAACGATTGAGTGCAGCAAGACCTTCATGATTTTTTGCAATGCCGATATACAATTGCTGATCATCATTTCTGAAATCAATTCCGGGCACCACATGTATATTTTTATTGCGGGCATGTTTCAATAATTCAAACCAACCGGAAGTATTATTAATGTCAGTAAGTGCAAATGATTTTATACCACACTCCTCAGCTTGTGCAAGCAATCGCTGAATGGATAATGTTCCGTATCGCAGACTATAATATGAATGGGTGTTGAGGTACATTTTTTTTTGGCTGTTGGCTATTGGCCGTTAGCTTTTGGCAGTTGGCTGTTGGCGAAAAACATTGACCATAGACTTTTTAAATTGACAATTGACAGTTGACAATTGACAATGAAAAAAGAGTTTCGGATTTCGGGTTTCAAGTTCCAAGTTTCAAGTTTCGGGCTTCAAGTTTCGTGTTTCCACTTTAAGGTTTTTCGATTCAACAGTTCAACAGTTCTACAATTCTCCAGTTCTACAATTCGACAGTTACACAATTATCACATTCGCACATCGGCTAATCGGCTAATCATCACATCAGCTAATCTCAATACCCGATACCCAATACTATTTCTTCACTCCATTAAAAGGATTAAACTCTCTGAAATGATATCCCAAACTACCGGCACGCATCACAGCATCTCGTCCATGTTTATTCCGCATTTTATCCATTGCCTGATATAATCGAATTAAGTGTTCAGAATCTTCCAAAAGATTTATCTGATAACCACCGCTTACCAATCCGCTGAAGCGCACACCAATCAATCTTACTAATGTGCGGCGGGTATAGAGTTTTTCAAACAATTCTTTCACTCGTGCTATCAGCGAATGATCAGTGGAAGTGTAGGGAATGCGACTTTGTGTGGTATGTGTTTCAAAATCGGAGTAGCGCAACTTTACTGTTATCACCGAAGTGAGTTTCCCTTCTTTGCGCAATTGGTAAGCAAGTTTTTCTGTCATAGCCACTAATATGTTGCGCAAGCGATTTACATCAATTGTATCCTGATCAAAAGTTTCTTCGGTAGAAATTGATTTGCGGCGGCTGTGTACTTCCACCGGTGTGTTGTCAATACCATTTGCTTTGCGCCAAATCGTACTGCCATTTTCACCCAGAATATTTTCCATTACTTTCATCGGCATCTCCTGAACCGTTTTAATAGTAACTATTCCCATGCGTCGTAATGTGTCGGCAGTTTTATCTCCCACCATCGGAATTTTTTTTACAGACAGCGGCGCAAGAAATGTTTTTTCGCAACCGTAATCTATTTTCATTTGGTTATTCGGTTTTGCCTGACCGGTAGCAATTTTCGAAACGGTTTTATTTTCTGATAATCCAAGAGAAATCGGCAGCCCGGATTCTTTAATAATTTTTTGTCGCAATTCAGTAGCATACATGTAGCAACCGAAGAAGCGATCCATGCCGCTGAGGTCGATATAAAATTCATCAATAGAAGATTTTTCATACGCCGGAACACTCTCTTCAATAATGTCGGTTATCAGGTCCGAGTAATGGGTGTAATGCTCATAATCACCACGAACCACAATAGCCTCAGGACATAAATTTTTTGCCATCTTCATCGGCATAGCGCTGTGGATACCAAAGCGGCGGGCTTCATAACTACACGATGCTACCACACCTCGGCCGCTGCTGCCACCCACAAGCACAGGTTTGCCGAGAAGCCGACTGTCTTTCAGTCGCTCAACAGACACGAAGAAAGTGTCGAGATCCATATGTACTACGGTGCGGGTCATAACTCACCCCCAGCCCCTCTCTTGGGAAGAGAGGGGAAAGGGTTTCGTTTTTTTTAATGTGAATTTTTCTGTTTCATATTTTTAAATCGTGTGGGTTTTCAACTCACCCCCGGCCCCTCTCTTTGGAAGAGAGGGGGGAAATGGGATTTTATTTTTAATGGTTTTTATTCTGTTTCATGTTTTATATCGTGTGGGTTTTCAACTCACCCCCGGCCCCTCTCTTTGGAAGAGAGGGGGGAATGGCGTTTGGTTTTTAATGTGAATCTTCTGTTTCATAGTTTATGTTGTGTGTGCTTTCAACTCACCCCCAACCCCTCTCTTTGGAAGAGAGGGGGGAAATGTGATTTGTTTTTTTTAATGTGAATTTTTTGGTTTCATCTATAATCTTGTGTGTGTTTTCAACTCACCCCCGGCCCCTCTCTTGGGAAGAGAGGGGGAATGGTTTCGTTTTTTTTAAATGTGAGTTTTTCTGTTTCATAGTTAATGTTGTGTGTGTTTTCAACTCACCCCCGACCCCTCTCTTTGGAAGAGAGGGGGGAAATGTGATTTGTTTTCTTTTATAAGTCTCTTTTATCTTTTTCTTTTTTATAGGAAGGGAGATTAGAGAGATACATTTTTAATTTTTCAAGTGTTGCTGACATACTTTTTATCTCTTCATTTTTTATCCTTAGAACTTGCAATCCCATTTCCTGCATTATTGTATCCCGGTTATTATCATACTCTATTTGCTGTAAATGAATACCTCCGTCTATCTCAATCACCAATTTTTTTTCTTCACAATAAAAGTCAGCTATAAAGTATCGGCTTTTTCCAATTTCGCCGGGATAGTAAACAGGATGCTGTCTGACGAATTTTAAACCCAAACAATTTCTGTTGCGGAGATTACCCCACATCAATGATTCTTCTGAAGTCATATTTTTCCGCAGGTGTCGTGCAAATTCTTTCGAGTTCATTTTGGTCTGTTTATTCAACCCCTCTCTCCCCAGAGCGGCAGCGGTGAATTATTTATTTAGAATTATTTGGCTGTGTTATTCGGGAGTTTTTTTATCACCCCTCTCTCCCAAAAGGGGCAGCGGTGAATTAATTATTTAGTTGTGTTATAAAAAAATAGCAACAAAAATTATTTTGGGTTATTTTCTAATCACCCCTCTCTTCCCAAGAGAGGGGCCGGGGGTGAGTTACTCCCGCTCCATCACATCCAGCCGTTGCTTCAACATCTGCACCTGCATGGTGCGAACTCACATCAAGCTCTTAACAACAAAGTATTACGTTCCGGCATTTCATCGTAAGTCTTCCCATTCAGAAGTCTTCCGGTTTTCTTTTTATTTGTGCCACCCCATTGCTTAAAAAAGAATTTTACTTTCTGCTGTTCACATTGCTCTTTGATTTCTAATACCCATTCAATATCCATAGGTCTTGCTTTGCGTCCGCTTTCACCGCCTACAATAACCCAATTGATTTTATCCAGATTCAAATTTGGCAAAGCACCAATCAATGGTTCACAGGATAAGAATTTTATGTTAGCGTTTGTTACTTTTAGAAAATCAATACGACTTATTACTTTCTCATTTTCAACCGACACACCCATCCATATATTTTCTGACCAATGCAGTTTATCGTGCAATTCAGCTAACCTTTCCGCTCGTTTGGTAAGTACCTGAAATGTATGCTGAGGATTTTTATTCATTACATCAAATACTTTTTGAATAAACTCCAGAGGAACATTTTTATGAAATAAGTCACTCATTGAATTTACAAATACAATCTTAGGTTTATTCCATGTAAAAGGAATTGTAAGTGCATCAGGATGCAATCGCAATTTAAATCCATCCGAGTATTTCTCGAGACCCATTGCCTGCAATCTTTTAGCCATTACTTCGGCATAACAATATTTACATCCGTCAGAAACCTTACTACATCCCGTAGTTGGATTCCAGGTCATTTCTGTCCATTCAATTGATGATTGAGCCATGATTAGATAAATTTAATAGTTGCGGTATAAGTAGTTTTTGAAGTAGATGTGCCATTTTTGTCAAGCAGAATAATTTCATTATTTCTAAACAATTCTTTAAATGCTTCTTTATAATTTTCTTTAATATAATTTGTTCCATAATTGTATTCTAAGTAAATGTCTTCGATTTTTTTGCCGTTAAGTTTTATTTTATTATTTCTTATAAAATTGATAAGATTAACAAGAGAATAATTGTTTAATTCAGGGAATAATGTGGGATTAAATAATAAATTTGCTCCGAAAAGGGGAACTCCATCATCTTGATAATCACTATATTTTTGCATAATTTCTTTAGCTCGAGTTATGGCAATATTTACTTTGGAAATGAAATAAAGGTAATGACTTGATTGCTCCCTATTTGGAAAGTTTATTCTAAATTTTAGAATCTTATAATTTCTATCTACAAAAATATTTTCAAATCTTTCTAATATAAATAATTCCCTTTTAGTTGGATTTTTTTCTCTCTCATAGAATTCTCTAATCCTATTAAGATCAGACTCAAATATTTCATACATATTTTTTTCAACTAATCTATTTTCTACTGCCGCACGAATTCTATTTATATTAAAAAGTATAAATAAATCTGACCCCCAGCTTTGTATAGTTTTAAGCAACATTTTTTTTGTATAACCATATCCTAAAGGGTCAATAAAAGTCAATGAGGGAACTCCTCTTTTTAAAATGTTATCTAAAAGAATCTCATCAGCTTCTTGTTGAAAAATTATTGGTTTGTGTGTTAAGTCGGCATAAAAATCAAGAGTTGTTATATTTTGTTTTAGCTTTTCAATCACATTCATATCTTGATCATTAAAAAATGTTTTTACACTCTTATCATAATCAATAAAAGAGCTTCCTTTGCTTTTATAAATACTATTTAAAATCTTTAATGGTGTTGAAGCATTCCCATCGTCATATTTGCCTGATCCGGCAAATAAATCAATGTAGGCTAACTCATTAATTGTTTTATAAGATTGCCCTCTTAACATAATTGCAGCCCAAGCTTTAAAGTATTCATCGAGAATTTCTGATTTAATTTCGGATGTCTCTCTTTGTGTTTTAAAAAAATCCTTAGGTGATATCCCAGCCATATTTATACTTTTATTCGGTTAATAAAATTAAATATCTCTTTCCATCACATCCAGCCTTTGCTTCAACATCTGCACCTGCATGCTGAGGTCGCCGATGAGTTTGTCGAGGTCGTTCTTTTTTACAGGCATATAGGTGGAGAGTTTACTTTTTACATACCATATTTCTTTCACCTCATCTATATCCACTTCTATCGGCGGGTAGGCTTCGTTGTCGCTCAGCAATATCAATTTGTGGTCGGTGTCTGCATGATTAATTACCCGCTTCACCAGCACCTGATCGGCAGTAACTATTACATGAATAAATCCCTGCCGCACATCACGGAAATGATTATCGCAAAAACGCCCGATTACACTATCGCCATTGTGCAGTGTGTCGGCCATACTATCGCCCTCAATCTGAAAGCAGCGGAAAGTGCCGTTGCGGTAATCTGTTCCAGGCAGTTTGAAAGCGGGCAACTCTTTATAATATTCCGGTTCTAAAAATCGGGTGGGATAACCGGCTGCGGCTTTGGTATCCACCATTACAATATTATCATCTCCGGCTTCATCCACCGTAACCACCACCGGACGATATGCTTCCGGCCAGGTAGCAATTACAGGTTTAGATAAGTCTGTATTCAGAAAATCATCCAGCGATATGTCAAATATTTTGACAATAGCCAACAATGTTTTATGTCCGGGGTTTGCTGTTGCCGATTCGTAATTGGCGATGGCGGTACGCCCTACTTTCAGCATATCAGCAAGCTCTTGCTGGTTCATGCGCCGTTTGCTGCGCAGGTGTTTTAGGTTGGAAGCAAAGTAACTCATAGATAAAATTTTTAATGACTTATTGATTATGTCAATTAATATGACTTTATTTGTCAAAAATAATGACATTTATGATAAATGCAATAGCTAATGAAAAAAAAATTAAAGGAAGAGGCGCTCAATTCAATCCTGCCAACAAATTTTTAAAGCAGCATATCGGTCAGGAGCATATAGAAGGATTGGATGAGGAATTGGAAACAGGCAGACGAACACAATTTTTTACCGAGCATCCAAAAACGATTTTGAATGAAGTGAAAAGTCCGGATGTGGGGATGATATGGTCTTTAAATCCCTATCAGGGTTGTGAGCATGGATGTGTGTATTGTTATGCCCGTAACAGTCATCAGTATTGGGGTTATAGTGCAGGATTGGATTTTGAAAGTCGCATCATTGTAAAACCCACTGCGCCTGCATTATTAGAGAAAGTATTTTTAAGTAAAACATGGCGACCACAACCAATTTCACTTTCCGGAAATACAGATTGCTATCAACCCATTGAAAAGAAAATGCAGATAACAAGAAGCATATTACAAGTGTGTGCGAAATATAGAAATCCTGTAGGCATCATTACCAAAAATCAATTGGTGGAAAGAGATCTTGATATATTAAAAGACTTAGCATCAGAAAATTTAGTGCGTGTAATTTTTAGTGTTACAGGCACAGATGAAAAAATTCGTTTGCAAACAGAACCTCGCACTGCCACCTATAAACAGCGATTAGATACAATGGCTCAATTATCAAAAGCAGGTATTCCGGTTGGGGTAATGGTAGCTCCGATTATTCCGGGATTAACAGATCACATGATACCCGATGTATTGCGATTGGCAGCAGAAAACGGAGCCACATTTGCCGGCATGACGATGGTGAGATTGAATGGTGCAGTTGCAGAAATTTTTACTGATTGGGTATTGAAAACTTATCCCGATAAAGCACAAAAAATATTAAACGGTATTCGTGCAGTACATGAAGGAAATTTAAATGATAGCCGTTGGGGAAAACGGATGAAAGGCGACGGAGTAATTGCCGACGCCATTCATCAGTTATATAGAATTTCGAAAGAGAAATATTTCCCGTTGAGAGATACTTTTCAATTTAATGTAAATGCATTTTGCAAAGCAGGTCAATTGCAATTGCCTTTTAATTATTGATTTTTAATTATTGTAAATACATTCAAATCAGATTGCTCAATAATTTTTAATAAATACATTGAACTTGCATAATTACTCATGGGAATTTCTATAAAATATTCTTCAGGCTGCATTTGAAAAGTATTTAGCAACTGACCACCCATTGTATATAATTGTATGTCCGCTTGTTGATTTGCTGAAGTACGTTTTACAAACAATGTATTATTTACAGGATTTGGATACACATTAAATAGTGAATTAGAAATGTTTTCATTATTTATTTCAGACTCATCATTCGTAATGCTATACCGCAATATTTCATCACAACCCGTAGCATAATTCAATTTAAAAATAAATACAGAGTCCGTTCCTGAAACACTGGTTAAATTGGCAGTATATTTTCCCGGAGTTGTTGCAATAGAACCATCAGGAAGTAAATAATGCGAGCCTTCACAAAATACATCGGTAACATATTTAATATACACTGTTTTTTGTTTTTGCAAAGTACAACTGTTACCATAATTCACTGTTTGCAAAATTGGAAATGTACCTTGACCGGAATAAGTATGCGTTAAAGGATTATATATTTCACTTGCAGTGCCATCACCCAAATCCCATGCAATAGTATTATAATCTCCCGAAACAGAAACATCATTAATTGTAAGTGTTTGACCGTTTAAATCAGGTGTAAAATCTAATGCAGGAATATTTGACGGATTAATAAAAACTTCATAAGTTTTTAAGGCTACGATATCGCCGGTAATCTTATCTGTAACTTTTAAATAAAATCTCAATGTACTATTGGAAGTATAATAATCCAAAGGAATTGACGACATATTAAATGTAAACTTTGTCGAGTTTTTTATCAAAACAGTGGCTGAATTTGTCCAGATAAAATTATAATTCGCCATTAGTGCGGATGATAAAGTTGCACCTGTAGTTGAATATAATTTCGCTTTCATTTTTAATTTACCTGAATGCGGTGCAAAGCATGGCAATGCACCTTGTAAATTAATATCCACCTTCATACTTTCTTTTAAATAATTTGGATTGCCGGGTAAAAAAGAAGATAGATATTCAATGATAGGGGCATTGTTTGGATCACTTGCAAGATTGTTCCATTCATTCGGGTCCACTTCTCTGTTCACACCTACATAATACAGTTCTTCATCATAATTCGTACTGCTTGCATCGCAAGGCGTTAATTCACCTGCATCATTATTATTGTGATAACGAATGTATTGATATCCATCTTGCTGCACTGAATAGTGTGGGAAGCAGGATCCATTTCCGGAATTTCTTCTATATGAACTTATTGCAGGTTTATTAAAAAATGCATTGGGATTTATAATAAGATTTTTAAATGAAATACCATCTACATAATTACTTCCATCAGGGAAATTCGGTAAAGACACACCTGCTATATCGCAAATAGTTGGCATTATATCAATAAGAGAGACAGTTGCATCTACAATACCGTTTTCAATCACTCCGGGACCTGAAAAAATTAATGGTACCCTCACATCCGTATCCCATAACGCCCATTTTGTATAATGCCTTTTTTCGCCAAGACTATACCCATGATCGCTTACTAAAATGATAATTGTATTATTATATATTTCCGGATATTGTTGAAGTGTATCCAATAATCTTCCAATTTGTACATCTAAAAATTTTGTAGCAGCAAGATAGCCCATCACATATTTTGCCCGTTCATTTTCTAACAGCATTTCAAAATTTTCTTCAGGACTTACAGATGCATCTAATACCGGCAATGTG
This genomic window contains:
- a CDS encoding phage Gp37/Gp68 family protein; amino-acid sequence: MAQSSIEWTEMTWNPTTGCSKVSDGCKYCYAEVMAKRLQAMGLEKYSDGFKLRLHPDALTIPFTWNKPKIVFVNSMSDLFHKNVPLEFIQKVFDVMNKNPQHTFQVLTKRAERLAELHDKLHWSENIWMGVSVENEKVISRIDFLKVTNANIKFLSCEPLIGALPNLNLDKINWVIVGGESGRKARPMDIEWVLEIKEQCEQQKVKFFFKQWGGTNKKKTGRLLNGKTYDEMPERNTLLLRA
- the dinB gene encoding DNA polymerase IV codes for the protein MTRTVVHMDLDTFFVSVERLKDSRLLGKPVLVGGSSGRGVVASCSYEARRFGIHSAMPMKMAKNLCPEAIVVRGDYEHYTHYSDLITDIIEESVPAYEKSSIDEFYIDLSGMDRFFGCYMYATELRQKIIKESGLPISLGLSENKTVSKIATGQAKPNNQMKIDYGCEKTFLAPLSVKKIPMVGDKTADTLRRMGIVTIKTVQEMPMKVMENILGENGSTIWRKANGIDNTPVEVHSRRKSISTEETFDQDTIDVNRLRNILVAMTEKLAYQLRKEGKLTSVITVKLRYSDFETHTTQSRIPYTSTDHSLIARVKELFEKLYTRRTLVRLIGVRFSGLVSGGYQINLLEDSEHLIRLYQAMDKMRNKHGRDAVMRAGSLGYHFREFNPFNGVKK
- a CDS encoding DNA polymerase III subunit alpha yields the protein MYLNTHSYYSLRYGTLSIQRLLAQAEECGIKSFALTDINNTSGWFELLKHARNKNIHVVPGIDFRNDDQQLYIGIAKNHEGLAALNRFLSEHLLAKKALPEIAPHIDNTYFIYPFNADKNYVLEENDFIGVRPEQLNRLKFSKYKRYTKKLIALNPVSFGGKKDHNAHRILQAINHNTIITKLDAITLASPTEIFYNYDQLKKQFEGFEFLLKNAENILADCQFDFEFGVNKNKLHFTGNEKEDMDLLLQLTFEGVRKRYGKVNKTLLDRVNKELDIVIKKGFVCYFLINWDLVEYARRQGYFCIGRGSGANSLIAYCLRITDVDPIELDLYFERFINLFRETPPDFDIDFSWKDRNDVTEYIFNKYTHEHTALLGTYSEFKEKSFIREVAKTFGLPKNEIDALIKLYGEENFNAAKIPDRIAQSIYNYGEFIYRFPNMLSIHSSGILISEKPIYYYSPTYLPPKGFPTVQFDMYVAEDIGLYKFDILSQRGLGHIKDTIQLVKENKNIAIDISQTETFKKDPLLNKRLSVGDAIGCFYIESPAMRTLLCKLKTSDYLNLVAASSIIRPGVARSGMMRTFIQRHRFPESRKDIHQVMGNIMPDTYGVMVYQEDVIKVAHHFAKLTLSEADVLRRGMSGKYRSKEEFQRIREKYFENCRSQGYTEELMKDVWHQIESFAGYSFAKGHSASYAVESYQSLYLKTYYPHEFMVGVINNFGGFYSTELYVHEAKMQGAKIEAPCVNLSYNETVIYSDTIYLGFQHMQNFESKVIENILHERLLNGSFKSLDDFLLRVEISLEQLEILIQINAFRFTEIPKHTLLIEAYMRLNKTKKTSPAKELFPPEKSEVFQFPELFEDTLQNAWDEIQILGFPLTSPFALIANQEILNHNLVNAVDLEKHIGKKVEIVAYYVTRKYTATIKGDVMYFGTFVDIHGHWLDTIHFPPVAKKYRFQGKCCYHIKGKVVDDFGVYSVEVEWMQALTVKTPQYI
- a CDS encoding sulfatase-like hydrolase/transferase; the protein is MKFFTLLSIVCTFTFVIIFNHNGFSQMPTHPNIIMIYIDDLNDYTNYLEGHPQVETPNINRIVESGVAFTNAYCSSPGCGPSRTSMLSGKDCLYTKVYNNNDFHGAFRSNFNEANANEIVYTLPEVLKSSSEYFTYSIGKVFHSESGNDYDKSPTPMCEKTKSWNRMSSLIESEEFTAISESYLQYADYDWGMIPDSLERYLQDVQITDTAVQFINDVGMGSADICDKSFFLAFGIHKPHTPRLIPEKYFLPYYVNALDDKIAYNSSTMDSGYNGVVMPPQPETMWADFYALPENGIAQIMATTGDQEMFFNAYLNSLPTLPVLDASVSPEENFEMLLENERAKYVMGYLAATKFLDVQIGRLLDTLQQYPEIYNNTIIILVSDHGYSLGEKRHYTKWALWDTDVRVPLIFSGPGVIENGIVDATVSLIDIMPTICDIAGVSLPNFPDGSNYVDGISFKNLIINPNAFFNKPAISSYRRNSGNGSCFPHYSVQQDGYQYIRYHNNNDAGELTPCDASSTNYDEELYYVGVNREVDPNEWNNLASDPNNAPIIEYLSSFLPGNPNYLKESMKVDINLQGALPCFAPHSGKLKMKAKLYSTTGATLSSALMANYNFIWTNSATVLIKNSTKFTFNMSSIPLDYYTSNSTLRFYLKVTDKITGDIVALKTYEVFINPSNIPALDFTPDLNGQTLTINDVSVSGDYNTIAWDLGDGTASEIYNPLTHTYSGQGTFPILQTVNYGNSCTLQKQKTVYIKYVTDVFCEGSHYLLPDGSIATTPGKYTANLTSVSGTDSVFIFKLNYATGCDEILRYSITNDESEINNENISNSLFNVYPNPVNNTLFVKRTSANQQADIQLYTMGGQLLNTFQMQPEEYFIEIPMSNYASSMYLLKIIEQSDLNVFTIIKNQ
- a CDS encoding endonuclease domain-containing protein, which gives rise to MNSKEFARHLRKNMTSEESLMWGNLRNRNCLGLKFVRQHPVYYPGEIGKSRYFIADFYCEEKKLVIEIDGGIHLQQIEYDNNRDTIMQEMGLQVLRIKNEEIKSMSATLEKLKMYLSNLPSYKKEKDKRDL
- a CDS encoding LexA family transcriptional regulator, with translation MSYFASNLKHLRSKRRMNQQELADMLKVGRTAIANYESATANPGHKTLLAIVKIFDISLDDFLNTDLSKPVIATWPEAYRPVVVTVDEAGDDNIVMVDTKAAAGYPTRFLEPEYYKELPAFKLPGTDYRNGTFRCFQIEGDSMADTLHNGDSVIGRFCDNHFRDVRQGFIHVIVTADQVLVKRVINHADTDHKLILLSDNEAYPPIEVDIDEVKEIWYVKSKLSTYMPVKKNDLDKLIGDLSMQVQMLKQRLDVMERDI
- a CDS encoding PA0069 family radical SAM protein, which encodes MINAIANEKKIKGRGAQFNPANKFLKQHIGQEHIEGLDEELETGRRTQFFTEHPKTILNEVKSPDVGMIWSLNPYQGCEHGCVYCYARNSHQYWGYSAGLDFESRIIVKPTAPALLEKVFLSKTWRPQPISLSGNTDCYQPIEKKMQITRSILQVCAKYRNPVGIITKNQLVERDLDILKDLASENLVRVIFSVTGTDEKIRLQTEPRTATYKQRLDTMAQLSKAGIPVGVMVAPIIPGLTDHMIPDVLRLAAENGATFAGMTMVRLNGAVAEIFTDWVLKTYPDKAQKILNGIRAVHEGNLNDSRWGKRMKGDGVIADAIHQLYRISKEKYFPLRDTFQFNVNAFCKAGQLQLPFNY
- the tcmP gene encoding three-Cys-motif partner protein TcmP codes for the protein MAGISPKDFFKTQRETSEIKSEILDEYFKAWAAIMLRGQSYKTINELAYIDLFAGSGKYDDGNASTPLKILNSIYKSKGSSFIDYDKSVKTFFNDQDMNVIEKLKQNITTLDFYADLTHKPIIFQQEADEILLDNILKRGVPSLTFIDPLGYGYTKKMLLKTIQSWGSDLFILFNINRIRAAVENRLVEKNMYEIFESDLNRIREFYEREKNPTKRELFILERFENIFVDRNYKILKFRINFPNREQSSHYLYFISKVNIAITRAKEIMQKYSDYQDDGVPLFGANLLFNPTLFPELNNYSLVNLINFIRNNKIKLNGKKIEDIYLEYNYGTNYIKENYKEAFKELFRNNEIILLDKNGTSTSKTTYTATIKFI